One window of the Lysobacter sp. S4-A87 genome contains the following:
- the panE gene encoding 2-dehydropantoate 2-reductase, producing the protein MRVLVLGAGGTGGYFGGRLAQSGADITFLVRPARAAQLDAHGLALRSPLGDADVDVAHVTAEALPALARERPFDLVLLSCKAYDLDSAMAAAAPAVAEGTAVLPILNGLAHYPLLDQRFGRKRVLGGLCFISAMKGSQGEVLHLGRPASITFGERDSNPDSNPDSNPEGNPDSERTRAFAALCAGAGIDHVRSLRIAKEQWGKYTFLSTLAAGTCLMRTSVGGIVATEGGDAFMRALYAECLAVADAEGEPIPEAARQAALDTLTQTDSPLKASMLRDLEAGQPVEAMQIVGDMLHRAHAAAQPAPLLAAAWCHLQAYEAGRTARRPR; encoded by the coding sequence ATGCGCGTCCTGGTCCTCGGCGCCGGCGGCACCGGCGGCTACTTCGGCGGACGCCTGGCGCAGTCGGGCGCCGACATCACCTTCCTGGTGCGTCCGGCGCGCGCAGCACAGCTGGATGCACACGGCCTGGCATTGCGCAGCCCGCTCGGCGATGCCGACGTCGACGTTGCGCACGTCACCGCCGAGGCGCTGCCCGCACTGGCCCGCGAGCGCCCGTTCGATCTGGTGCTGCTGAGCTGCAAGGCCTACGACCTCGACAGCGCGATGGCCGCAGCGGCACCGGCCGTCGCCGAAGGCACCGCAGTCCTGCCGATCCTCAATGGTCTGGCGCACTACCCGCTGCTGGACCAGCGCTTCGGCCGGAAGCGTGTCCTCGGTGGCCTGTGCTTCATCAGCGCGATGAAAGGATCGCAGGGCGAAGTGCTGCACCTGGGCCGCCCGGCCTCGATCACCTTTGGCGAGCGCGATTCCAACCCCGATTCCAACCCCGATTCCAACCCCGAAGGCAATCCCGACAGCGAACGCACCCGTGCTTTCGCCGCGTTGTGTGCCGGCGCAGGCATCGATCACGTGCGCTCGCTGCGAATCGCCAAAGAGCAGTGGGGCAAGTACACCTTTCTGTCGACCCTGGCCGCAGGCACCTGCCTGATGCGAACCAGCGTCGGCGGCATCGTTGCCACCGAGGGTGGCGACGCCTTCATGCGCGCGCTCTACGCCGAATGCCTGGCCGTCGCCGATGCCGAAGGCGAACCGATCCCCGAGGCGGCCCGGCAGGCCGCGCTCGATACGCTGACCCAGACCGATTCGCCGCTGAAGGCCTCGATGCTCCGCGACCTCGAAGCCGGGCAACCGGTGGAGGCCATGCAGATCGTCGGCGACATGCTGCACCGTGCGCATGCAGCGGCGCAGCCGGCGCCGCTGCTTGCAGCGGCCTGGTGCCATCTGCAGGCATACGAGGCGGGACGCACCGCGCGCCGCCCTAGATGA
- a CDS encoding ABC transporter permease, which translates to MNTAVAKPLTDHQRNLIALGTIVRREINRILRIWGQTLVPPAITMTLYFLIFGGLIGSRVGEMDGIKYMDFIVPGLVMMSVIQNSYGNISSSFFGAKFGRHVEELLVSPMPNWVILGGYVAGAVLRGLMVGAIVLVIAMFFTKVRIPHPLVTFTTVLLGATIFSLAGFVNAVYAKKFDDIAIVPTFILTPLTYLGGVFYSVKLLPPWAEAMTHANPIFYMVNAFRYGLLGVSDVPVWVAYTLMMAFVVALASLGLWLLKRGVGLRS; encoded by the coding sequence ATGAACACCGCCGTCGCCAAACCCCTCACGGACCACCAGCGCAACCTGATCGCGCTGGGCACGATCGTCCGCCGTGAAATCAACCGCATCCTGCGCATCTGGGGCCAGACCCTGGTGCCGCCGGCGATCACGATGACCCTGTACTTCCTGATCTTCGGCGGCCTGATCGGTTCGCGCGTAGGCGAGATGGACGGCATCAAGTACATGGACTTCATCGTCCCCGGGCTGGTGATGATGAGCGTGATCCAGAACAGCTACGGCAACATCTCGTCGTCGTTCTTCGGCGCCAAGTTCGGTCGCCACGTCGAGGAGCTGCTGGTCAGCCCGATGCCGAACTGGGTGATTCTGGGCGGCTACGTCGCCGGTGCGGTCCTGCGCGGCCTGATGGTCGGCGCGATCGTGCTGGTGATCGCGATGTTCTTCACCAAGGTGCGCATCCCGCATCCGCTGGTCACCTTCACCACCGTCCTCCTGGGCGCGACGATCTTCTCGCTGGCCGGGTTCGTCAACGCGGTGTACGCCAAGAAGTTCGACGACATCGCGATCGTCCCGACCTTCATCCTGACCCCGCTGACCTACCTCGGCGGCGTGTTCTATTCGGTCAAGCTGCTGCCGCCGTGGGCCGAGGCGATGACGCACGCCAACCCGATCTTCTACATGGTCAACGCCTTCCGCTACGGCCTGCTGGGTGTCAGCGACGTGCCGGTGTGGGTGGCCTACACGCTGATGATGGCCTTCGTGGTGGCGCTGGCATCGCTCGGCCTGTGGCTGCTCAAGCGCGGCGTCGGCCTGCGCAGCTGA
- a CDS encoding ABC transporter ATP-binding protein — MRDLRKTYDNRVEALKGVSLDVMPGDFFALLGPNGAGKSTLIGIVSSLVNLSAGSVSIFGVDLARQRDAAMRLIGLVPQELNFNMFEKPLDILVNYAGFYGVPREEALRRAEVELKRAHLWEKANMMSRTLSGGMKRRLMIARAMMTQPRLLILDEPTAGVDIEIRRGMWKTLKEINAAGTTIILTTHYLEEAESLCRNLAIIDRGRIVERGPMKVLLAKLDVEGFLLDIDGQLPATLPLIEGTTLLAADDHTLDIEMPRAMDLNRVFAVLGDAGIRVRSMRTKSNRLEELFVRLTGENAQDGTAQAPPEQVA; from the coding sequence GTGCGCGACCTGCGCAAGACCTACGACAACCGCGTGGAGGCGCTCAAGGGCGTCTCCCTGGATGTCATGCCCGGCGACTTCTTCGCCCTGCTCGGTCCCAACGGCGCCGGCAAGAGCACCCTGATCGGCATCGTCAGCTCGCTGGTGAACCTCAGCGCCGGCTCGGTGTCGATCTTCGGCGTCGACCTGGCACGCCAGCGCGACGCCGCCATGCGCCTGATCGGCCTGGTGCCGCAGGAGCTGAACTTCAACATGTTCGAGAAACCCCTCGACATCCTGGTCAACTACGCCGGCTTCTACGGCGTGCCGCGCGAGGAGGCGCTGCGCCGCGCCGAAGTCGAGCTCAAGCGCGCCCACTTGTGGGAAAAGGCCAACATGATGAGCCGCACGCTGTCGGGCGGCATGAAGCGCCGGCTGATGATCGCGCGGGCCATGATGACCCAGCCGCGGCTGCTGATCCTCGACGAACCCACCGCGGGTGTCGACATCGAGATCCGCCGCGGCATGTGGAAGACGCTCAAGGAGATCAATGCCGCCGGCACGACGATCATCCTGACCACGCACTACCTGGAAGAAGCCGAGAGCCTGTGCCGCAACCTGGCCATCATCGACCGCGGCCGCATTGTCGAGCGCGGCCCGATGAAGGTGTTGCTGGCCAAGCTCGACGTCGAGGGCTTCCTGCTCGACATCGACGGCCAGCTGCCGGCGACGCTGCCGCTGATCGAAGGCACGACCCTGCTCGCCGCCGACGACCACACCCTCGATATCGAGATGCCGCGCGCGATGGACCTCAACCGTGTGTTCGCCGTGCTGGGCGATGCTGGCATCCGGGTGCGCTCGATGCGGACCAAGTCCAACCGCCTCGAGGAACTGTTCGTCCGCCTGACCGGCGAGAACGCGCAGGACGGCACCGCGCAGGCGCCGCCCGAACAGGTTGCCTGA
- a CDS encoding ferredoxin--NADP reductase, with the protein MAIQHFPLKLVSRRMLAPTVGHYTFVRDDGQPLDFIPGQFIQVHFTYADGTATKRSYSLATIHDHALGPGEAVEIAVSYVAGGAATALFEGLEADGRVDASGPFGRFCLMPADANKRYLLIGTGTGVTPYRAMLPQLEAQIRERGIQVVLLFGARTPAELLYGDEFRAFAGKYPQNFRFVPCFSRELPEPGSAQAHADVRHGYVQQYLDEFAPSAGDDIAYLCGNPNMVDACFETLKGHGLPVPQIRREKYVSSK; encoded by the coding sequence GTGGCCATCCAGCATTTCCCTCTCAAGCTCGTTTCGCGCCGGATGCTGGCCCCCACGGTCGGCCACTACACCTTCGTCCGCGACGACGGCCAGCCGCTGGATTTCATCCCGGGCCAGTTCATCCAGGTCCACTTCACCTACGCCGACGGCACCGCGACCAAGCGCAGCTACTCGCTGGCCACCATCCACGACCACGCCCTGGGACCGGGCGAGGCGGTGGAGATCGCTGTCAGCTACGTGGCCGGCGGCGCCGCCACGGCGTTGTTCGAGGGGCTGGAGGCCGACGGGCGGGTGGACGCCAGCGGTCCGTTCGGGCGCTTCTGCCTGATGCCGGCCGACGCCAACAAGCGCTACCTGCTGATCGGCACCGGCACCGGCGTCACGCCGTACCGGGCCATGCTGCCGCAGCTGGAAGCGCAGATCCGCGAGCGCGGCATCCAGGTCGTGCTGCTGTTCGGCGCGCGCACGCCGGCCGAGCTGCTCTACGGCGACGAATTCCGCGCCTTTGCCGGCAAGTACCCGCAGAACTTCCGCTTCGTTCCGTGCTTCTCGCGCGAGCTGCCCGAGCCCGGCTCGGCGCAGGCCCACGCCGATGTGCGCCACGGCTACGTGCAGCAGTACCTCGACGAGTTCGCGCCCAGCGCCGGCGACGACATCGCCTACCTGTGCGGCAATCCGAACATGGTCGATGCCTGCTTCGAGACACTGAAGGGCCATGGCCTGCCGGTGCCGCAGATCCGCCGCGAGAAGTACGTCAGCAGCAAGTAA
- a CDS encoding alpha/beta hydrolase produces MRKIGGRTAALAAVPLWSGLLLSGLLLPGCGSQLAESSGTAKATGQRMFGAIAFEPCTLSAPLSPTSIDAQCAKFEVAENPAEPKGRRIALNMAWLPASDQSGGTVDPVFFLAGGPGQAATEYAAQIDVALRDVRKQRDIVLIDQRGTGKLSPLDCRDGNGRELALPDADETDANAIADYAARCAQALAGKADPRQYTTTQAIADLDAVRTALGVDRINLVGVSYGTRVAQQYAAHYGQHTRSIVLDGVAPNELVVGGEFARTFERALGLQVAQCQKLASCRKRFPQDLRTQLHALKARLAAAPVDVEYRDPASAEVKHDTLTADTVVGLTHLFSYMPQMASLLPVVIDEADRGRYAPLMALSQMMTREVGGQMSRSMQWSVICAEDADRYRPDPADADTVLGADVATAFFAACSRWPHGSRPADFNAPLKSNVPALLLSGEIDPVTPPSYGEQVLKGLPNGRHLVLRGQGHNVSGVGCVPKLVGQFLESTDARKLDAKCVDAIGYVPPFTGFNGWEP; encoded by the coding sequence ATGCGCAAGATCGGGGGAAGGACGGCCGCGCTCGCGGCGGTCCCGTTGTGGTCAGGCCTGCTGTTGTCGGGCCTGCTGTTGCCGGGGTGCGGATCGCAGCTCGCGGAATCGTCCGGAACGGCCAAGGCCACCGGGCAACGCATGTTCGGCGCCATTGCATTCGAGCCGTGCACGTTGTCGGCGCCGCTGTCGCCGACCAGCATCGACGCGCAATGCGCGAAGTTCGAGGTAGCCGAGAACCCGGCCGAACCCAAGGGTCGCAGGATCGCCCTCAACATGGCCTGGCTGCCTGCCAGCGACCAGTCGGGTGGCACCGTCGATCCGGTGTTCTTCCTCGCCGGCGGCCCCGGCCAGGCCGCCACCGAGTACGCCGCGCAGATCGACGTGGCGCTGCGCGATGTGCGCAAGCAGCGCGACATCGTCCTGATCGACCAGCGTGGCACCGGCAAGCTGAGTCCGCTCGATTGCCGCGACGGCAATGGCCGTGAGCTCGCGCTGCCCGATGCCGACGAAACCGATGCGAACGCAATCGCCGATTACGCGGCACGTTGCGCCCAGGCGCTGGCCGGCAAGGCGGACCCGCGCCAGTACACCACCACGCAGGCAATTGCCGACCTCGATGCGGTGCGTACCGCGCTCGGTGTCGACCGCATCAACCTGGTCGGCGTGTCTTACGGCACGCGCGTGGCGCAGCAGTACGCCGCGCACTATGGGCAGCACACGCGGTCGATCGTCCTCGACGGCGTAGCGCCGAACGAGCTGGTCGTCGGTGGCGAGTTCGCCCGGACCTTCGAGCGTGCACTGGGTCTGCAGGTCGCGCAGTGCCAGAAACTGGCCAGCTGCAGGAAGCGCTTCCCGCAGGACCTGCGCACGCAGCTGCACGCGCTCAAGGCGCGCCTGGCTGCCGCCCCGGTGGACGTCGAGTACCGCGATCCGGCCAGCGCCGAGGTCAAGCACGACACGCTCACCGCCGATACCGTCGTTGGCCTGACCCATCTGTTCTCGTACATGCCGCAGATGGCGTCGCTGCTGCCGGTGGTGATCGACGAGGCCGACCGCGGCCGCTACGCACCGCTGATGGCGCTGTCGCAGATGATGACGCGCGAAGTCGGCGGGCAGATGTCGCGCAGCATGCAGTGGTCGGTGATCTGCGCCGAGGATGCCGATCGCTATCGCCCGGATCCCGCCGATGCCGACACGGTGCTGGGCGCGGACGTCGCGACGGCCTTCTTCGCCGCCTGCAGCCGCTGGCCGCATGGATCGCGTCCGGCCGACTTCAACGCGCCGTTGAAGTCGAACGTGCCGGCGCTGCTGCTGTCGGGCGAGATCGATCCGGTGACGCCGCCCTCGTATGGCGAGCAGGTGCTCAAGGGCCTGCCCAATGGCCGCCACCTGGTGCTGCGCGGCCAGGGCCACAACGTCAGCGGCGTCGGCTGCGTGCCGAAGCTGGTGGGCCAGTTCCTCGAATCGACCGACGCACGCAAGCTCGACGCCAAGTGCGTGGACGCGATCGGCTACGTGCCGCCGTTCACCGGCTTCAACGGGTGGGAACCATGA
- a CDS encoding ATP-binding cassette domain-containing protein, which produces MIIANDLHKSFKTKTGTVRAVDGVHFEAHDGQITGLLGPNGAGKTTTLRMLYTLMKPDAGQVMVDGIDAARDPEAVRRALGVLPDARGVYKRLTARENIAYFGELHGMSAQAIAQRTQTLADALQMHDILDRQTEGFSQGQRTKTAIARALVHDPRNVILDEPTNGLDVMTTRAMRTFLQQLRAEGRCVIFSSHIMQEVAALCDRIVIIAKGQVVAAGSADELRAQTGEANLEDAFVKAIGSEEGLHA; this is translated from the coding sequence ATGATCATCGCCAACGACCTGCACAAGAGTTTCAAGACCAAGACCGGCACCGTGCGCGCCGTCGACGGCGTTCATTTCGAAGCGCACGACGGCCAGATCACCGGCCTGCTCGGCCCGAACGGCGCCGGCAAGACCACCACGCTGCGCATGCTCTACACGCTGATGAAACCGGACGCTGGCCAGGTGATGGTGGACGGCATCGATGCTGCGCGCGATCCCGAAGCGGTTCGTCGCGCCCTGGGCGTTCTGCCCGACGCGCGCGGCGTCTACAAGCGCCTGACCGCGCGCGAGAACATTGCCTACTTCGGCGAGCTGCACGGCATGTCCGCGCAGGCAATCGCGCAGCGCACGCAGACGCTGGCCGATGCGTTGCAGATGCACGACATCCTCGACCGCCAGACCGAAGGCTTCTCGCAGGGCCAGCGCACCAAGACCGCCATCGCGCGCGCACTGGTGCACGACCCGCGCAACGTGATCCTTGATGAACCGACCAACGGACTGGACGTGATGACCACCCGCGCGATGCGCACCTTCCTGCAACAGCTTCGCGCCGAGGGCCGCTGCGTCATCTTCTCCAGCCACATCATGCAGGAGGTCGCTGCGCTGTGTGACCGCATCGTCATCATCGCCAAGGGCCAGGTCGTGGCCGCGGGCAGTGCCGACGAGCTTCGTGCGCAGACCGGTGAAGCCAACCTCGAGGACGCCTTCGTCAAGGCGATCGGCTCGGAGGAGGGCCTGCACGCATGA
- a CDS encoding ABC transporter permease produces the protein MSPIQSDKLPRSNSLATLWSVMRKELRDISRDRRTLALALLMGPLLYPLLMIGIGTLAESRARTQLDKVLEVPTVGIERAPNLVAFLATQGIEAKPAPADLDAAIARQDIDVAMRISVGFARNWHEGQPALVEIVRDSTRRDSEIPGARLRAALTAYGDQVGALRLLARGIDPSITRALNVGSRDLATEDAKRGLVLSSIMPYLLILMSFLGGAYLIMDATAGERERQSLEPLLATPARRGAIVSGKIAAACALGLLSLLLTLLAFKFSAQVGTSVGKMLDVSFGAIGKMLLVLLPMLFIGTTLLTLLSATAKSMKEAQSHMTWLMLLPMIPTIALAVNPIKTQMWQFTVPFLAQNQMLLKVIRGESIDARVWAIYLAAGFGVAALLWFAAVRRYHQERLAISG, from the coding sequence ATGAGTCCGATCCAATCCGACAAGCTGCCCCGCAGCAACAGCCTCGCTACGTTGTGGTCGGTGATGCGCAAGGAACTGCGCGACATCTCGCGTGACCGCCGCACGCTGGCGCTCGCGCTGCTGATGGGGCCGCTGCTGTATCCGTTGCTGATGATCGGCATCGGCACGCTTGCCGAGAGCCGTGCCAGGACGCAGCTCGACAAGGTGCTCGAGGTCCCGACCGTCGGCATCGAACGGGCGCCCAACCTGGTTGCGTTCCTGGCCACGCAGGGCATCGAGGCCAAGCCGGCACCGGCCGATCTGGACGCGGCGATCGCGCGCCAGGACATCGACGTCGCCATGCGTATCAGTGTCGGCTTCGCCCGCAACTGGCACGAGGGTCAGCCGGCGCTGGTCGAGATCGTGCGTGACAGCACGCGTCGCGATAGCGAGATCCCCGGTGCGCGCCTTCGTGCGGCGTTGACGGCGTACGGCGATCAGGTCGGCGCGTTGCGCCTGCTTGCACGCGGCATCGATCCATCAATTACGCGCGCGCTCAACGTCGGCAGTCGCGACCTGGCCACCGAAGATGCCAAGCGCGGTCTGGTGCTGTCGTCGATCATGCCGTACCTGCTGATCCTGATGTCGTTCCTGGGTGGCGCCTACCTGATCATGGATGCGACCGCCGGTGAGCGTGAGCGCCAGTCGCTTGAGCCGCTGCTGGCCACGCCGGCCCGTCGCGGCGCGATCGTCAGTGGCAAGATCGCTGCGGCGTGTGCGCTCGGGTTGCTGTCGCTGTTGTTGACGCTTCTGGCATTCAAGTTCAGCGCGCAGGTCGGCACCAGCGTGGGCAAGATGCTCGATGTCAGCTTCGGCGCGATCGGCAAGATGCTGCTGGTGCTGTTGCCGATGCTGTTCATCGGCACGACGCTGCTGACGTTGTTGTCGGCGACGGCCAAGAGCATGAAGGAAGCGCAGAGCCACATGACGTGGTTGATGCTGCTGCCGATGATCCCGACCATCGCGTTGGCGGTGAACCCCATCAAGACGCAGATGTGGCAGTTCACGGTGCCGTTCCTTGCGCAGAACCAGATGCTGCTGAAGGTGATCCGCGGCGAGTCGATCGACGCGCGCGTGTGGGCCATCTACCTTGCGGCGGGCTTCGGTGTCGCGGCGCTGTTGTGGTTCGCGGCGGTGCGGCGCTATCACCAGGAGCGTCTGGCGATCTCCGGCTGA